Proteins encoded together in one Planctomyces sp. SH-PL14 window:
- a CDS encoding beta strand repeat-containing protein, with the protein MKKNWKCWLGTVAAAMLGGSVMAQAPQYPAAGPDFGFDGEGSIRMGTESGSAVATPAQYPGYQPVDADAIWQEAPRAYQGAPPPQDDSVGFASATSFADVQYRVGRVNNDQYGFQGGYTTLNAFIPIATDGMNMWFFDPRLNITDFGEGAASLGLGYRRYSPSMDRIFGISGWYDYDPGHRGEYSQAGLSLENIGRYFSTRFNANVPFEDSNQYTTANSFGTPFFQGNNIAYLFNFLREITYQQYQLEAAAPIPFLGRYGGEWALSAYGLVGGDNASKDALGIAGRFEFQVSEDFWINTIVSHDRIFGTNTSINFELTIPSGVQTRWLRPKKVQDKLLASVKRPYRVSTNTVSLQETQFFLDQRDGNPIVVAHIDPTAANGAASGSVTNPFGSVADYMADPNRADFDIIFVGRNALATDDTDLNTGIELLTGQRLLGTGALADGSVHEFHFIDRGDGVTTLDLPGFANGTAQSTGPNPFLTNSAAPVGTPVVSINGNITEVSGFTIDASGTADGISTPFATAVDGFVITNNTFQNAIDAVDITSNTSAVLGFDTTLPPSRFGGENFGIVTSNTINGTGALPVTNGIVIDHIAGTGAEDLNLLIGQNTINGVTNIGINVSALGGTLDGNDPAFGLQSNIIDSTGQGILATSTGIGTVFNLSVQGNQITNSTNIVDPLNPELGAGMGFLAQAGSQMNFNVVSDNVVTNAGGAGGRGAAFVAESAGIMTFSPIVAGQSAFFQNTFSGNADDGALFSADGAGSNVFMNSTVIGNTFTNNGGNGVNLQASNSGTVTMGPFVGNTISGNTENGINGLATTNGTVNVQVGSNLAGTTSLINGNTLNGVNFESALGGTMNVAIQNVTSTANGLAGVRLASSGGTTNAFIDGTAAANNNFVGNVGDGMSVVSTLTGTVNIDSLTNTTIANNGNDGIDVNLSGGSTVTFADISGTTVSGNTAFGMRVNGSGTSTFNLTMGASAATNGQNLFDNNADAGVGISLINSATANIDVTNSTFSNTRNTAADTTFNGDGFHVRLVDTATLPNATFGDPLTANTLFLNNAGSGLALFTDGDAAINNPLVQNVTFTNNGTVEGNAVNGGIPVEGDAGFRLIRQGNGIVNNVVITDSRFTQNANGILATARNGDLTDEYTITNNTITNQDFRGIALRAEFDADITALIQGNTISNNGNEGIQTTERRNSSGDSLNVSLQVFDNLIESNGQNGVADRGQGIEISAAHFTGVTIGSVGNPFPDNTIRGNSGDGIEINQSGTAVIANNLIEGNGGEAGIDLNAGVNSLTVTNNVIRANAADGIELSSLGLLTTQMNVAVAGNLIEANGQDGIEIVSQTVANNTVTIDTGNIIQDNIGRGVAIFNRGNGADFTTRLTVNLNNNTIQRNQEEGVYVVNTSSTTQSTDAASTVVMDATGSVFADPRLIFNMSGNNVRDNGVLSGFTGTGLVIRVGTSDASQSITDPGGFANTRGGVTASVIGNSLGGNAGSDVYFESFTSTVNPTTTAGTWTDGNENPRNDGNNTFTITNTYQSDPLARLDLTFNNNVGEELDASNPGAFYNNDESVFKSRTRAQDGNDPNGPFPGTPDDDGPFGSGTRQRNAQRLAFRGPLPPTIAAGSQFLFSGMGESTFRISAAGNAFGTVTTPFFLDTDPYTNPFTDAAGVLNGGGGPLGVDFMPYGWSTLP; encoded by the coding sequence ATGAAAAAGAACTGGAAGTGCTGGCTCGGAACAGTCGCAGCCGCGATGCTCGGCGGCTCGGTCATGGCCCAGGCCCCGCAGTATCCGGCCGCCGGACCTGACTTCGGCTTCGACGGCGAAGGCTCCATCCGCATGGGGACCGAAAGCGGAAGCGCGGTGGCCACTCCCGCCCAGTATCCCGGCTACCAGCCGGTGGACGCGGACGCCATCTGGCAGGAAGCCCCCCGGGCCTACCAGGGCGCTCCCCCGCCGCAGGATGACTCCGTCGGCTTCGCCTCGGCGACCAGCTTCGCGGACGTCCAGTACCGCGTCGGCCGGGTCAACAATGACCAGTACGGCTTCCAGGGCGGCTACACCACGTTGAACGCGTTCATTCCGATCGCCACCGATGGCATGAACATGTGGTTCTTCGACCCGCGGCTCAACATCACCGACTTCGGCGAGGGGGCCGCCAGCCTCGGCCTCGGCTACCGCCGCTACAGCCCCTCGATGGACCGGATCTTCGGGATCTCGGGCTGGTACGACTACGACCCCGGCCACCGCGGCGAATACAGCCAGGCGGGCCTGAGCCTCGAAAACATCGGCCGCTATTTCAGCACGCGGTTCAACGCCAACGTCCCGTTCGAGGACTCGAACCAGTACACCACCGCGAACTCGTTCGGCACCCCCTTCTTCCAGGGGAACAACATTGCCTACCTGTTCAACTTCCTGCGGGAAATCACCTACCAGCAGTACCAGCTGGAAGCGGCTGCCCCGATCCCGTTCCTCGGCCGGTACGGCGGCGAATGGGCCCTGAGCGCCTACGGCCTCGTCGGCGGGGACAACGCCTCCAAGGACGCGCTCGGTATCGCCGGCCGGTTCGAGTTCCAGGTCTCCGAAGACTTCTGGATCAATACGATCGTCTCGCACGACCGGATCTTCGGCACCAACACCAGCATCAACTTCGAACTCACCATCCCCAGCGGCGTCCAGACCCGCTGGCTGCGGCCCAAGAAGGTCCAGGACAAGCTCCTGGCCTCGGTCAAGCGTCCCTACCGCGTCTCGACCAACACGGTCAGCCTGCAGGAAACGCAGTTCTTCCTCGATCAGCGGGACGGCAACCCGATCGTCGTGGCCCACATCGACCCGACGGCCGCCAACGGTGCGGCCTCCGGCTCGGTCACGAATCCGTTCGGCAGCGTCGCCGACTACATGGCGGATCCGAACCGCGCCGACTTCGACATCATCTTCGTCGGACGGAACGCGCTGGCGACGGACGACACCGACCTCAACACGGGCATCGAGCTGCTGACCGGACAACGGCTGCTCGGCACGGGAGCCCTGGCCGACGGCTCGGTGCATGAGTTCCACTTCATCGACCGCGGCGACGGCGTGACCACGCTCGACCTGCCCGGGTTTGCCAACGGCACGGCCCAGTCGACCGGTCCCAATCCGTTCCTGACGAACAGTGCCGCCCCGGTCGGCACGCCGGTCGTCTCGATCAACGGCAACATCACGGAAGTCAGCGGCTTCACCATCGACGCCAGCGGCACCGCGGACGGCATCTCGACTCCGTTTGCCACGGCGGTCGACGGCTTCGTCATCACGAACAACACGTTCCAGAACGCGATCGACGCCGTCGACATCACGAGCAACACCAGTGCGGTCCTGGGCTTCGATACGACCCTTCCGCCGTCGCGGTTCGGCGGCGAGAACTTCGGCATCGTGACGAGCAACACGATCAACGGCACCGGTGCACTTCCGGTGACGAACGGCATCGTGATCGACCACATCGCCGGGACCGGAGCGGAGGACCTGAACCTCCTGATCGGCCAGAACACGATCAACGGCGTCACGAACATCGGGATCAACGTCAGCGCCCTCGGCGGCACGCTCGACGGCAACGACCCGGCGTTCGGCCTGCAGAGCAACATCATCGACTCGACGGGCCAGGGAATCCTGGCGACGTCGACCGGGATCGGCACGGTGTTCAACCTGTCGGTCCAGGGGAACCAGATCACCAACAGCACCAATATCGTCGATCCGCTGAATCCGGAGCTCGGAGCCGGAATGGGCTTCCTGGCCCAGGCGGGCTCGCAGATGAACTTCAACGTCGTCAGCGACAACGTCGTGACGAACGCCGGTGGAGCGGGAGGCCGCGGCGCGGCGTTCGTGGCCGAGAGTGCCGGCATCATGACGTTCAGCCCGATCGTCGCCGGACAGTCGGCGTTCTTCCAGAACACGTTCTCCGGCAACGCGGACGACGGAGCCCTGTTCTCCGCCGACGGTGCCGGCTCGAACGTCTTCATGAACAGCACGGTCATCGGGAACACGTTCACGAACAACGGCGGAAACGGCGTCAACCTCCAGGCTTCCAACTCCGGCACCGTGACGATGGGGCCGTTCGTCGGCAACACGATCAGCGGCAACACGGAGAACGGGATCAACGGCCTGGCCACCACCAACGGCACGGTCAACGTGCAGGTGGGAAGCAACCTCGCCGGCACCACGAGCCTGATCAACGGCAACACGCTGAACGGTGTCAACTTCGAGTCCGCCCTGGGCGGCACGATGAACGTCGCCATCCAGAACGTGACCTCGACCGCCAACGGGCTGGCCGGCGTCCGCCTGGCCTCGTCGGGCGGGACGACCAATGCCTTCATCGACGGGACGGCGGCGGCCAACAACAACTTCGTCGGCAACGTCGGCGACGGGATGAGCGTGGTCAGCACGCTGACCGGCACGGTGAACATCGACTCGCTGACGAACACCACGATCGCCAACAACGGCAACGACGGGATCGACGTCAATCTCTCGGGAGGCTCGACGGTCACCTTCGCCGACATTTCCGGCACCACGGTCAGCGGCAACACCGCCTTCGGGATGCGGGTCAACGGATCCGGCACCTCGACGTTCAACCTGACCATGGGAGCGTCCGCCGCGACGAACGGTCAGAACCTGTTCGACAACAACGCGGACGCCGGCGTCGGAATTTCGCTGATCAACAGCGCGACGGCGAACATCGACGTCACGAACAGCACGTTCAGCAACACGCGGAACACGGCGGCCGACACGACATTCAACGGCGACGGCTTCCATGTCCGCCTGGTCGACACCGCGACCCTCCCGAACGCGACGTTCGGCGACCCGCTGACCGCGAACACGCTGTTCCTGAACAATGCCGGCTCGGGGCTCGCCCTGTTCACCGATGGCGATGCCGCCATCAACAACCCGCTCGTTCAGAACGTGACGTTCACGAACAACGGAACGGTGGAAGGGAACGCCGTCAACGGCGGAATCCCGGTCGAGGGGGACGCCGGCTTCCGGCTGATCCGCCAGGGCAACGGCATCGTGAACAACGTGGTCATCACGGACAGCCGCTTCACGCAGAATGCCAACGGTATCCTCGCGACGGCCCGCAACGGGGACCTGACCGACGAATACACGATCACGAACAACACGATCACCAATCAGGATTTCCGCGGTATCGCCCTGCGGGCCGAGTTCGACGCGGACATCACCGCCCTGATCCAGGGCAACACGATCTCGAACAACGGCAACGAAGGGATCCAGACGACCGAACGCCGCAACAGTTCGGGCGACTCGCTCAACGTGAGCCTTCAGGTCTTCGACAACCTGATCGAGTCGAACGGCCAGAACGGCGTCGCGGACCGCGGCCAGGGGATCGAGATCTCCGCGGCTCACTTCACCGGCGTCACGATCGGTTCGGTCGGCAATCCGTTCCCGGACAACACGATCCGCGGCAATTCGGGTGACGGGATCGAGATCAACCAGTCCGGTACCGCGGTCATCGCGAACAACCTGATCGAGGGCAACGGTGGCGAAGCCGGTATCGATCTGAATGCGGGCGTGAACAGCTTGACCGTCACGAACAACGTGATTCGAGCCAACGCCGCGGACGGTATCGAGCTGTCGTCGCTCGGACTTCTGACCACTCAGATGAACGTCGCGGTCGCCGGAAACCTCATTGAAGCCAACGGCCAGGACGGTATCGAGATCGTCTCACAGACCGTGGCCAACAATACGGTCACGATCGATACCGGCAACATCATCCAGGACAACATCGGACGCGGCGTCGCGATCTTCAACCGCGGCAACGGTGCAGACTTCACGACGCGGCTGACGGTGAACCTCAACAACAACACTATTCAGCGGAACCAGGAGGAAGGGGTGTACGTGGTCAACACCTCCTCCACGACCCAGAGCACGGACGCGGCCAGCACGGTCGTCATGGACGCCACCGGCAGCGTGTTCGCGGATCCCCGCCTCATCTTCAACATGAGCGGGAACAACGTGCGTGACAACGGCGTCCTCAGCGGGTTCACGGGAACCGGCCTCGTCATCCGCGTCGGCACGAGCGATGCGAGCCAGAGCATCACCGATCCGGGCGGATTCGCCAACACCCGCGGGGGTGTGACCGCCTCCGTCATTGGTAACAGCTTGGGCGGCAACGCCGGTTCGGACGTCTACTTCGAGTCGTTCACGTCGACGGTCAACCCGACCACGACCGCGGGGACCTGGACCGACGGTAACGAAAACCCGCGGAACGACGGCAACAACACGTTCACCATCACGAACACGTATCAGTCGGATCCGCTCGCTCGGCTCGACCTGACGTTCAACAACAACGTGGGCGAAGAACTGGACGCGTCGAATCCCGGGGCGTTCTACAACAACGACGAATCGGTGTTCAAATCGCGGACCCGGGCCCAGGACGGCAACGATCCCAACGGTCCGTTCCCCGGTACGCCGGACGACGACGGTCCGTTCGGTTCGGGAACTCGTCAGCGAAACGCCCAGCGTCTCGCGTTCCGCGGTCCGTTGCCGCCGACCATTGCCGCGGGGAGCCAGTTCCTCTTCTCCGGCATGGGCGAAAGCACCTTCCGGATCAGTGCGGCCGGCAACGCCTTCGGGACTGTCACGACCCCGTTCTTCCTGGACACGGACCCGTACACCAACCCGTTCACGGACGCCGCCGGTGTCCTCAACGGTGGCGGCGGGCCGCTGGGAGTCGACTTCATGCCTTACGGCTGGTCGACCCTCCCGTAA
- the leuB gene encoding 3-isopropylmalate dehydrogenase, with translation MSAKIALLPGDGIGPEVVAEARAVLETVGQLFGQTFEFTSHLIGGCAIDAHGDPLPAETLEVCRKADAILLGAVGGPKWDDPTAKTRPEVGLLKIRKELGLYANLRPIKPSPSLIDSSPLKRHIIEGTDILFFRELTGGLYFGKSGLEKTETGETAFNTMIYSTHEVERIVRMACQAAMKRRKKVTSVDKANVLEASRLWRRVAERIVKTEFPEIQYDVVLVDAMAMHLISKPAAFDVVVTENMFGDILTDEGSMLPGSLGLLPSASLGEPGPGLYEPIHGSAPDIAGKGVANPLATILAAAMLLRHSLNLEKPAAAIEDAVEAVLKAGHRTKDIAAAGEKSIGTKEMGKLVLERLKA, from the coding sequence GTGAGCGCCAAGATCGCATTGTTGCCGGGAGACGGAATCGGGCCCGAAGTCGTCGCCGAAGCCCGCGCCGTACTGGAAACCGTCGGACAACTCTTCGGCCAGACCTTCGAATTCACCAGCCACCTCATCGGCGGCTGCGCCATCGACGCCCACGGCGACCCCCTCCCCGCCGAAACCCTCGAAGTCTGCCGCAAAGCGGACGCCATCCTCCTCGGAGCCGTCGGCGGCCCCAAGTGGGATGACCCGACCGCCAAAACCCGCCCGGAAGTCGGCCTCCTCAAGATCCGCAAGGAACTCGGCCTCTACGCCAACCTCAGGCCGATCAAGCCCTCCCCGTCGCTGATCGACTCCTCCCCCCTCAAGCGGCACATCATCGAGGGGACCGACATCCTCTTCTTCCGCGAGCTGACCGGCGGCCTCTACTTCGGCAAGTCCGGCCTCGAGAAGACCGAAACCGGCGAAACCGCTTTCAACACGATGATTTACAGCACGCACGAGGTCGAGCGGATCGTCCGCATGGCGTGCCAGGCCGCGATGAAGCGGCGGAAAAAAGTCACCTCCGTCGACAAGGCCAACGTCCTCGAAGCCTCCCGCCTCTGGCGGCGGGTCGCGGAGCGGATCGTGAAGACGGAATTCCCCGAGATCCAGTACGACGTTGTCCTCGTCGACGCGATGGCGATGCACCTGATCTCCAAGCCCGCCGCCTTCGACGTCGTCGTCACCGAAAACATGTTCGGCGACATCCTCACCGACGAAGGCTCGATGCTGCCGGGCTCGCTCGGCCTCCTCCCCTCGGCGTCGCTCGGCGAACCGGGCCCCGGCCTCTACGAGCCGATCCACGGCTCCGCTCCTGACATCGCCGGCAAGGGAGTCGCCAACCCGCTGGCGACGATCCTGGCCGCCGCGATGCTGCTGCGGCACTCGCTGAACCTGGAGAAGCCCGCCGCGGCGATCGAAGACGCCGTCGAAGCGGTCCTGAAGGCCGGCCACCGGACAAAGGACATCGCCGCCGCCGGCGAAAAGTCGATCGGGACCAAGGAGATGGGAAAACTCGTCCTGGAACGGCTCAAGGCGTAG
- a CDS encoding inositol monophosphatase family protein, translating to MFPELVSLCEESARLGGRILQQWRSRFTAREKSPANLVTEADLASQQAIFELIERRIPGCRFLGEEGLFINDRPSSIRWVIDPLDGTSNYVHGFPYYAVSIGVEKEGKLVAGAIYDPTRDEMFTAHRGSGALLNGKRIRVSPTTEVSQAMCMASLPVKADRYDEAVERFLRALDVAQSVQRTGSAALNLCCVASGRVEAFWSTSLKPWDMAAGVLLVEEAGGKVTCVDDSPFVLDEPDILATNGTALHAQTVEMLKRKS from the coding sequence GTGTTCCCCGAACTCGTCTCCCTCTGTGAAGAATCCGCCCGGCTCGGCGGCCGCATCCTCCAACAGTGGCGGTCCCGCTTCACCGCCCGCGAAAAAAGCCCCGCCAACCTCGTCACCGAAGCCGACCTCGCCTCCCAGCAGGCCATCTTCGAACTGATCGAACGCCGTATCCCCGGCTGCCGCTTCCTCGGCGAAGAAGGGCTCTTCATCAACGACCGCCCCTCCTCCATCCGCTGGGTCATCGACCCCCTCGACGGCACCTCCAACTACGTCCACGGATTCCCCTACTACGCCGTCTCCATCGGCGTGGAAAAAGAGGGAAAGCTGGTCGCCGGGGCGATCTACGACCCGACCCGCGACGAGATGTTCACTGCCCACCGCGGCTCCGGCGCGCTGCTCAACGGCAAGCGGATCCGGGTCTCGCCGACGACCGAAGTCTCGCAGGCCATGTGCATGGCGAGCCTCCCCGTCAAAGCCGACCGGTACGACGAAGCGGTCGAACGTTTCCTCCGAGCCCTCGACGTCGCCCAATCCGTCCAGCGGACCGGCTCGGCCGCACTGAACCTCTGCTGCGTCGCCTCCGGCCGCGTCGAAGCCTTCTGGTCGACCAGCCTCAAGCCTTGGGACATGGCCGCCGGCGTCCTCCTCGTCGAAGAGGCGGGGGGAAAAGTGACCTGCGTCGACGACAGCCCGTTCGTGCTCGACGAGCCCGACATCCTGGCGACGAACGGCACCGCGCTGCACGCGCAAACGGTCGAGATGCTCAAAAGAAAAAGCTGA